From Debaryomyces hansenii CBS767 chromosome C complete sequence, a single genomic window includes:
- a CDS encoding DEHA2C09570p (some similarities with uniprot|P40151 Saccharomyces cerevisiae YNL218W MGS1 Protein with DNA-dependent ATPase and ssDNA annealing activities), with translation MTDMKDFKETSNNENLSTESDGNIKMNVDLHGKITDENNLINPLITSEKQSYANISTENRNDHNDDSLMEIQEEYSNDKPCLFHDANGNSNFTKISHDNNGDSHSDTITKKIKEKEEQEDYNEVNEEEENIETQADNSSDEETERRRLDSKIFDNIPLFEVIRPKSLNEVIGQTHLINNHNGTIKNFIRLGYLPSMILHGPPGVGKTSIASILAQETGYVFVEFSATDATVSDLKELSITIEKENRKRSKKDMEYLRVVVFIDEIHRFTKTQQDFLLPFIESGVFTFIGATTLKPETRIRRAIISRCQIFQLKALESYEIDIVIHKAILYENIRRRILRNLRSLFYDDECLNLLIRRSNGDTRAAVNLVELVSTHYNIDDLAYEAEKHESFVLNFISLKKAIESLKINLSGLQDTKNLSLFLNLYDSMRHIKKYRTIESSPTENNYDNSRLEINELAKSTSSSPKSVSGSWMLNKMDRENHNTEQLKHLDNNRDNSYLDAKNKVRAVIYKSERNSLVMKITIPAKSSGKFVKADEELLNSDDSSDYNEEFRSSQHDASSYNDLEKSYIAQMEVSDDSDVEAGPLYFDKEDGIKPIDMGKVTLTKYFVLSSIYSLILLLNRGETPFFIGKQLILFTAIYLKSDNSDMGKTMASLKSFKNSNADMLTTLSNCVVRLTRAEKLNLSESRSFISELKYIKSYCYSEFQKHNKKNGNHIGTLNDDGVAVVYDSKLVEELLKPADEIPNRAPKPIFEIERLDTFRDANKELCMQIPHDIDDTDDGSLEILNSTVIDITASSLLESNVGGLEVRDCSPVRRNQQDSNSDDSDANETKLSLIKNPETQSE, from the coding sequence ATGACAGATATGAAAGATTTTAAAGAAACGAGTAATAACGAAAATCTCTCCACTGAGTCTGATGGcaatataaaaatgaacGTAGATCTACATGGGAAGATCACGGATgagaataatttaataaatccatTAATCACGTCTGAAAAACAATCATATGCAAACATATCGACGGAAAATCGTAATGATCATAATGATGATAGTCTAATGGaaatacaagaagaatACTCTAATGATAAGCCATGCCTATTTCATGATGCAAATGGCAATCTGAACTTCACTAAAATATCTCATGACAATAATGGGGATAGCCATAGTGATACTATAACAAAAAAGAttaaagagaaagaagaacaagaagattATAATGAAGTAAATGAAGAGGAGGAAAATATTGAGACTCAAGCGGACAATCTGTCAGACGAAGAAACGGAAAGAAGGAGATtagattcaaaaatattcgaTAACATCCCGCTATTTGAAGTTATCAGACCAAAGAGCTTGAACGAAGTTATTGGTCAAACGcatttaattaataatcaTAATGGGACGATCAAAAACTTTATCCGATTAGGATATTTACCGTCCATGATATTACATGGCCCTCCAGGTGTCGGTAAAACATCTATTGCCTCAATTCTAGCTCAGGAGACTGGTTATGTATTCGTTGAGTTTTCTGCAACAGATGCTACTGTAAGTGATTTAAAAGAGTTACTGATAACAATTGAGAAGGAGAATCGGAAAAGGTCCAAGAAAGACATGGAATACCTCCGCGTTGTTGTATTTATTGACGAGATTCATCGATTTACTAAAACTCAGCAAGATTTCTTATTACCGTTTATCGAACTGGGAGTATTCACTTTTATTGGGGCAACAACATTAAAGCCTGAGACACGTATCCGTAGAGCTATTATTTCCCGttgtcaaatatttcaattgaaggCCTTAGAATCCTATGAAATTGATATCGTGATACATAAAGCCATACtatatgaaaatatcaGAAGAAGGATATTGCGCAATTTAAGGTCTCTTTtttatgatgatgaatGTTTGAATTTGCTAATAAGACGATCCAATGGTGATACAAGAGCCGCTGTTAATTTAGTTGAATTGGTAAGCACGCATTATAATATAGACGATCTTGCATACGAAGCTGAAAAACATGAATCGTTTGTATTAAACttcatttctttgaaaaaagCTATTGAAAGCCTCAAGATAAATCTTTCCGGTCTTCAAGATACCAAAAATTTAAGCTTGTTCCTTAATTTATACGATTCGATGAGACATATTAAGAAGTATAGAACTATAGAATCAAGCCCTACAGAAAATAATTACGATAATTCAAGGTTAGAAATAAATGAGCTTGCTAAAAGTACTTCCTCTTCTCCCAAATCTGTATCTGGTTCATGGATGTTGAATAAAATGGATAGAGAAAATCATAATACGGAGCAGCTTAAGCATTTGGATAACAATAGAGATAATTCTTATTTGGATGCAAAGAATAAGGTTAGAGCAGTGATTTATAAATCAGAGAGAAATTCATTGGTAATGAAGATTACTATTCCTGCTAAACTGCTGGGAAAATTTGTGAAGGCCGACGAAGAGTTATTAAATCTGGACGATTCTAGTGACTACAATGAAGAGTTCAGGAGTAGTCAACATGATGCACTGAGTTATAACGATTTGGAAAAATCGTATATCGCTCAAATGGAAGTATCTGATGATAGCGATGTAGAGGCTGGCCCactatattttgataaagagGACGGTATAAAACCAATAGATATGGGAAAGGTAACATTGACCAAGTACTTCGTTTTATCTTCGATTTATTCGTTGATATTGCTTTTGAATAGAGGAGAGACGCCATTTTTTATTGGAAagcaattaattttattcacCGCCATATACTTGAAATCTGATAACTCAGATATGGGCAAAACAATGGCGCTGttgaaatcatttaaaaattctaatGCGGATATGTTGACTACGTTATCAAATTGTGTTGTACGACTCACCAgagctgaaaaattaaaccTTTCCGAATCCCGTAGTTTCATCCTGGAATTGAAATACATAAAAAGTTACTGCTACCTGGAATTTCAAAAGCATAATAAGAAGAATGGAAATCATATTGGTACTCTTAATGACGATGGAGTAGCAGTGGTATACGATTCAAAGCtcgttgaagaattattgaaaccaGCTGACGAAATACCGAATAGGGCACCGAAaccaatttttgaaatagaAAGGTTAGATACTTTCAGGGATGCGAACAAAGAGTTGTGCATGCAAATACCACACGATATTGATGATACAGATGATGGGAGtttagaaattttaaattcgACAGTGATCGATATCACTGCAAGTTCTCTACTTGAATCGAATGTGGGTGGATTAGAAGTACGTGATTGTTCCCCTGTTCGGAGAAATCAAcaagattcaaattctgaTGATAGTGATGCCAATGAAACTAAGCTATCGCTAATCAAGAACCCTGAGACACAGCTGgaataa
- a CDS encoding DEHA2C09592p (weakly similar to CA0980|IPF17655 Candida albicans), whose translation MSDQDSIVTKKGEEKKSDLAFDDEPTGETIQNAFSSIIKYIFIIAGSLINSVARCLILNVIVLFGVRDRVKKSFDDVMNIQLSIIEIIIFGNIFLFRLLCKITGTRIKKPDDSDDKYDTRGYLKYSEIHRQYWSHMDITYKDDENAYSVSTNIKPITKFLDITNDKTLPGNNIRQDSSFEPHTNNENCENELSTTDGEVHKRYFSFYRNRKKVGDSQSLAS comes from the coding sequence ATGTCAGACCAAGACCTGATAGTAACAAAGAAAGGCGAAGAGAAGAAGTCTGATTTGGCGTTTGACGACGAACCTACAGGTGAAACTATTCAAAATGCATTTTCTTCGATTATCAAGTACATATTCATCATCGCGGGCTCGTTAATTAATTCTGTTGCCAGATGTCTAATTCTTAACGTCATAGTCCTATTCGGTGTTAGAGATAGAGTTAAAAAGTCCTTTGATGATGTTATGAATATACAACTCAGCATAATcgaaattataatattcggtaatatttttctttttcgtTTACTATGTAAAATAACTGGAACAAGAATAAAGAAACCCGATGATTCTGATGACAAATATGATACCAGAggatatttgaaatatagtGAAATACATCGCCAGTACTGGAGCCATATGGATATCACATACAAAGATGACGAGAATGCTTACTCAGTTTCTACAAATATAAAACCAATAACAAAATTCCTTGATATAACGAACGACAAGACGCTTCCAGGTAACAACATAAGACAAGATAGCTCATTCGAACCACATACTAATAATGAGAATTgtgaaaatgaattgtCTACAACGGATGGTGAAGTTCATAAGAGGTACTTTTCATTTTATAGAAACAGAAAAAAAGTAGGAGATTCACAATCACTTGCATCTTAA
- a CDS encoding DEHA2C09614p (similar to uniprot|P39935 Saccharomyces cerevisiae YGR162w TIF4631), whose product MSDKKQEPEASPSLNNAAVAEGSSGSDSQQSTPVNDPAGVNQGSNPGASGGSGAQEGYYTGNAGYGGYGGNTGNAGGANKPYKHYNRQNYNGNNNGNSINNSGNRQHYNNRKGYNQKINHNNQYNNYNSYPPNMYAYGYYPSPYGYAAAPMVPGMPPMQSFQQPPYSPLPGGKVKITTKEGKQIDLEEKKKLSNATNTPISSPLQGTASPVTSHISPVVPAATSYASVAAAEEKKPKEPVSASTSVSPATSSAASSSATASPTTASPTTASPQPAASTGKLSVAEEFKRKILERAAKASTAQKKEEPKTEAPKATTPNTEAPKVEPPKEEAPKVSTPVAETPKEEAPEVTTPVAEASKEEAPKVEQPETEAPKVEEPTVEEPKVEEPKVDISNIEEPSTAQQETKTEEPKEESAQKSVDSITEEPKEPVEAVAGDSVQAKDDEESKDDIKDTEDESKALETEETEPKDEGPTISQFFEKLHTSSDIDDPFAVTYPSPFVGVDSKWKSETKKYRYDPQFLIQFRDVLQFPLDNEWKSKLENLGIVSTVNKRGAGSQSSRGMNKFGNSMSGRFNGPMSGRGQFNDGRTNSRSGSKRRGGSGGPRDKSTRKGNQSKRGGRDRDHHDDKPAEDVKPLEKSANRWVPRSKAKKTETKLAPDGSEILESEEIERKVNSLLNKLTLEMFEPITDDILNLANQSKWEDNAKTVREIISLTFAKACDEPYWSSMYAQFCAKMCTQMSDEIKDVNICLKNGEFAKGGDLARRILLTTCQTEYEKGWTDKLPTNEDGTPLEPEMMSDEYYVMASAKRRGLGLVKFIGHLYILNMLNDQVILLCLRDQSSNTKDPSEDSLENLTQLVNTVGARLETTDKNRAVLNFVFDNIQTILDNCKLSSRIKFMLMDLQDLRSAKWKSAKEEAGPKTIQEIHNDAEIKKLEDEKAAAERRRKNKSNDSRSNSSRGGSSWGNQSKKSESRAPTKDSRGFTSVQSSRSQSNRPNNASEQAASHLSPRENSKRTESIQSNANIFAALGEGDDEENNDDDHAHHHEAEHEDKSVNVNEDSTPVDQTESTE is encoded by the coding sequence ATGAGTGATAAGAAACAAGAACCAGAAGCGTCGCCCAGCTTGAATAATGCCGCAGTGGCGGAGGGAAGCAGTGGATCAGACAGTCAGCAATCGACACCAGTAAATGATCCGGCGGGAGTGAACCAGGGGTCGAATCCAGGGGCCAGTGGGGGCTCAGGAGCTCAAGAAGGATATTACACGGGCAATGCGGGCTACGGAGGGTACGGTGGGAACACAGGCAACGCCGGTGGTGCCAACAAGCCGTACAAGCATTATAACAGACAGAATTACAATGGCAACAATAATGGCAATAGCATCAACAACAGTGGCAACAGACAGCACTATAACAACAGAAAGGGGTACAATCAGAAGATCAACCACAATAACCAGTACAATAACTATAACAGCTATCCACCAAATATGTATGCATACGGCTACTATCCATCGCCATACGGCTACGCTGCGGCCCCAATGGTTCCGGGCATGCCTCCAATGCAATCGTTCCAACAACCACCATACTCGCCATTGCCAGGTGGAAAGGTCAAGATCACTACCAAGGAGGGCAAGCAGATtgatttagaagaaaagaagaagttgtCCAATGCAACCAACACGCCGATCTCGTCTCCTTTACAAGGAACAGCATCTCCTGTCACTTCGCACATATCTCCAGTGGTACCGGCTGCAACCTCGTATGCCTCCGTCGCTGCTGCTGAAGAGAAGAAGCCTAAGGAACCGGTATCAGCGTCCACTTCGGTCTCGCCTGCTACTTCGTCTGCTGCTAGTTCATCGGCCACCGCTTCGCCAACCACCGCTTCGCCAACCACTGCCTCGCCTCAACCTGCTGCCAGTACCGGTAAATTATCGGTCGCAGAGGAGTTCAAGAGAAAGATTTTGGAAAGAGCTGCTAAGGCGTCAACGGCAcaaaagaaggaagagCCTAAGACTGAAGCTCCAAAGGCTACAACTCCAAATACTGAGGCTCCAAAGGTTGAACCTCCTAAGGAAGAAGCTCCAAAGGTTTCAACCCCAGTGGCAGAAACTCCTAAGGAAGAAGCTCCAGAGGTTACAACCCCAGTAGCTGAAGCTTCTAAGGAAGAAGCTCCAAAAGTGGAACAACCAGAGACAGAAGCACCAAAGGTGGAAGAGCCAACGGTAGAAGAACCAAAGGTGGAAGAACCAAAGGTTGACATTTCAAATATCGAAGAACCAAGTACTGCACAACAAGAGACTAAGACTGAAGAACCAAAGGAAGAATCAGCCCAAAAATCAGTTGATTCAATTACAGAAGAACCAAAGGAACCAGTAGAAGCAGTTGCTGGTGATTCAGTTCAAGCCAAAGACGACGAAGAATCGAAAGACGATATCAAGGACACTGAGGATGAATCTAAAGCTTTGGAAACCGAAGAAACTGAACCTAAGGATGAGGGACCAACCATTTCtcaattctttgaaaaattacacaCCAGTTCAGATATTGATGACCCATTTGCCGTAACTTATCCAAGTCCATTTGTAGGTGTCGATTCCAAATGGAAATCAGAAACTAAGAAATACAGATATGATCCTCAATTCTTAATTCAATTCCGTGATGTATTACAATTCCCACTTGACAATGAATGGAAATCTAAATTAGAGAATTTAGGTATCGTATCGACTGTTAACAAGAGAGGTGCTGGATCGCAATCTTCAAGAGGCATGAATAAATTTGGCAACTCAATGTCAGGTAGATTTAATGGCCCAATGTCCGGAAGAGGTCAATTTAATGACGGAAGAACTAATTCAAGAAGTGGATCTAAGAGAAGAGGTGGAAGTGGTGGCCCAAGAGATAAATCTACAAGAAAGGGTAACCAATCTAAGAGAGGCGGTAGAGATAGAGATCACCATGATGACAAGCCAGCTGAAGACGTTAAACCATTAGAAAAATCAGCCAACAGATGGGTTCCAAGATCAAAGGCTAAGAAGACTGAAACTAAGCTTGCACCAGATGGATCAGAAATCTTGGAGAGTgaggaaattgaaagaaaggttaattcattattgaataaattaaccTTGGAGATGTTCGAACCAATTACTGATGACATCTTAAACTTGGCTAACCAATCTAAATGGGAAGATAATGCTAAGACCGTAAGAGAAATAATATCGTTAACATTCGCTAAGGCTTGTGATGAACCATATTGGTCCTCTATGTATGCTCAATTCTGTGCCAAGATGTGTACTCAAATGAGTGATGAAATTAAGGATGTGAATATTTGCCTTAAGAATGGTGAATTTGCTAAGGGTGGTGATTTAGCcagaagaattttattgaCTACCTGTCAAACAGAATATGAAAAGGGATGGACTGATAAGTTACCAACAAATGAAGATGGTACTCCATTAGAACCTGAAATGATGTCTGATGAATACTATGTTATGGCTTCTGCCAAGAGAAGAGGTCTTGGTTTGGTTAAATTCATTGGTCACTTATATATCTTGAACATGTTGAATGACCAAGTCATTTTACTCTGTTTGAGAGATCAATCAAGTAATACTAAGGATCCATCGGAAGATAGTTTAGAAAACTTGACCCAATTGGTCAATACTGTTGGTGCTAGATTAGAAACCACTGACAAAAATAGAGCtgttttgaattttgtTTTCGATAATATTCAAACCATCTTAGATAATTGTAAACTTTCTTCGAGAATCAAATTTATGTTGATGGATTTACAAGATTTAAGATCTGCCAAATGGAAATCTgctaaagaagaagcaggCCCTAAGACTATCCAAGAGATTCATAATGATGCAGAGATCAAGAAGTTAGAAGACGAAAAAGCAGCTGCTGAAAGAAGGAGAAAGAATAAGTCCAATGACTCCAgatctaattcttctagaGGTGGCTCATCCTGGGGTAAccaatcaaagaaatcTGAATCAAGAGCTCCAACTAAAGACTCGCGTGGATTTACCTCAGTACAATCTTCAAGATCGCAATCCAATAGACCAAACAACGCTTCAGAACAAGCAGCCAGTCATTTATCTCCTAGAGAGAACTCGAAGAGAACCGaatcaattcaatcaaatGCTAATATTTTTGCTGCTTTAGGAGAAggagatgatgaagaaaataatgatgatgaccATGCGCACCATCATGAAGCTGAACATGAAGACAAAAGTGTTAACGTGAACGAAGATTCAACTCCGGTTGATCAAACTGAAAGCACTGAGTAA
- a CDS encoding DEHA2C09636p (no similarity) has product MRMIGGSGVPGVPSGRVLGGLDGWAQMSWSRQNCLVQFPQRSMGCTMDTSLHRHLQYCWYAAAEATSDQRASFVGRFMVSSRGWWWESVRF; this is encoded by the coding sequence ATGAGAATGATCGGAGGGTCGGGGGTGCCAGGGGTGCCATCTGGAAGGGTTTTGGGAGGATTGGACGGCTGGGCACAGATGTCCTGGCTGAGACAGAATTGCTTGGTGCAATTTCCACAGCGGTCTATGGGCTGTACTATGGACACTTCGTTGCACAGACACTTGCAGTATTGTTGGTACGCGGCAGCAGAGGCCACGAGCGACCAGAGAGCTAGTTTTGTGGGGAGGTTCATGGTGTCGAGTAGAGGATGGTGGTGGGAGTCGGTGCGATTTTGA
- a CDS encoding DEHA2C09658p (highly similar to uniprot|Q01939 Saccharomyces cerevisiae YGL048C RPT6 One of six ATPases of the 19S regulatory particle of the 26S proteasome involved in the degradation of ubiquitinated substrates) yields MTVAMGKTYVHEGGIKPYFEQQIQDAEIKIQTTTQNLRRLEAQRNKLNNKVRQLKDELRLLQEPGSYVGEVVKVMGLKKVLVKIHPEGKYIVNISKDIDIKKLTPSLRVCLKADSYDLHKILPNKVDPLVSLMMVEKVPDSTYDMVGGLDKQIKEIKEVIELPVKHPELFESLGIAQPKGVILYGPPGTGKTLLARSVAHHTECKFIRVSGSELVQKYIGEGSRMVRELFIMAREHAPSIIFMDEIDSIGSSRVEGSSGGDSEVQRTMLELLNQLDGFENSKDIKIIMATNRLDILDPALLRPGRIDRKIEFPAPTITARTDILKIHSRSMNLTRGINLRKIAEKMNGCSGADVKGVCTEAGMYALRERRIHITQEDFELAVAKVMSKNDEGAVSLAKLFK; encoded by the coding sequence ATGACAGTAGCAATGGGTAAGACATACGTTCACGAAGGAGGTATAAAGCCATACTTCGAACAGCAGATCCAAGATGCCGAAATTAAAATCCAAACCACCACTCAGAACTTGAGACGGTTGGAAGCACAACGTAACAAgttgaataataaagttaGACAATTAAAAGATgaattaagattattaCAAGAACCAGGATCATACGTCGGAGAAGTCGTTAAGGTGATGGGATTAAAGAAAGTTTTGGTCAAAATTCACCCCGAAGGTAAATACATTGTGAACATTTCCAAAGACATCGacatcaagaaattgacgCCTTCGTTACGAGTATGTTTGAAGGCCGATTCGTACGATTTACACAAGATCTTACCCAACAAGGTTGATCCGTTGGTGTCGTTGATGATGGTGGAAAAAGTTCCCGACTCCACATACGACATGGTTGGTGGTTTAGATAAACAGATCAAGGAAATCAAAGAAGTCATCGAGTTGCCAGTCAAACACCCCGAATTATTCGAAAGTTTGGGGATCGCCCAGCCTAAGGGTGTTATATTATATGGCCCACCGGGTACCGGTAAGACCTTATTGGCCAGATCAGTCGCCCACCACACAGAATGTAAGTTCATTAGGGTTTCTGGTTCAGAATTGGTCCAAAAATACATCGGTGAAGGGTCACGTATGGTTCGTGAATTATTCATCATGGCCAGAGAACATGCACCATCCATTATCTTCATGGATGAAATCGATTCCATCGGGTCTTCTCGTGTCGAAGGTTCATCCGGGGGTGATTCCGAAGTCCAAAGAACCATGttggaattattgaacCAATTGGACGGGTTCGAAAACTCAAAGGACATCAAGATCATCATGGCTACCAATAGATTGGATATTTTGGACCCTGCCCTTTTAAGACCCGGTAGAATCGACAGAAAAATCGAATTCCCGGCCCCTACCATCACCGCCAGAACTGACATTTTAAAGATTCACTCCAGATCCATGAACTTGACAAGAGGTATAAATTTAAGAAAGATCGCTGAAAAAATGAATGGCTGCTCCGGTGCTGACGTTAAAGGTGTCTGTACTGAGGCTGGTATGTATGCATTgagagaaagaagaattcacATAACCCAAGAAGATTTCGAATTGGCCGTTGCCAAGGTTATGTCCAAGAATGATGAAGGTGCTGTTTCTTTAgctaaattatttaaatag